In Romboutsia lituseburensis, a genomic segment contains:
- a CDS encoding GAF domain-containing protein has protein sequence MNLNDITNYIQGICENISSILEVDVTLVSKDLVRIAGTGIFREKVGESISDKTVYCTVLSEGNPYVINKENEESCLNCCNRLKCKELADICTPVKFENNVVGVLGIAAFDEDQKNKILSKDKELIDFINSMSDLISFKLNELYKEEIKTIEELEKLAIEQAIKKYGSNTEGMKKVADALDIGIATLYRKIKKFDIKY, from the coding sequence TTGAATTTAAATGATATAACAAATTATATTCAAGGAATATGTGAAAATATATCAAGTATATTAGAGGTAGATGTAACATTAGTTAGTAAAGATTTAGTAAGGATTGCTGGAACGGGAATTTTTAGAGAAAAGGTTGGGGAGAGTATATCTGATAAAACTGTTTATTGTACAGTTTTGTCAGAAGGAAATCCCTATGTTATAAATAAAGAAAATGAAGAAAGTTGCTTAAATTGTTGTAATAGACTAAAATGCAAAGAATTAGCTGATATATGTACTCCCGTTAAATTTGAGAATAATGTTGTTGGAGTTTTAGGAATAGCAGCATTTGATGAAGATCAAAAAAATAAAATTTTATCAAAAGATAAAGAGTTGATTGACTTTATTAATAGTATGTCCGACTTAATATCTTTTAAATTAAATGAGCTATACAAAGAGGAAATAAAAACTATAGAGGAATTAGAAAAATTAGCTATAGAGCAAGCTATAAAAAAATATGGAAGTAATACTGAAGGAATGAAAAAAGTAGCGGATGCATTAGATATTGGTATTGCAACCTTATACAGAAAAATAAAAAAATTTGATATTAAATATTAA
- a CDS encoding VanW family protein yields the protein MNDTQKKIVIGFGIVSALLIIFVITMNMQIKSDKILKNTYINDINIGSLTQKKAIEKLKQKYTTKNVDVTYTDKKWSIKGESFDFDYDIENTVKKAYDLNKKSTFFKNIENTAKANLGSKNQIKIDMKYDEKKLEKEIKNIAKDINVDVKNASIGIDNSQVRVNDGESGLSVNLKESRKNIIRTLEKGKNSEELVVTKVEPSIKKEQLQDVDTLLGSYSTKFDSSVSGRSTNIKIATSRTSDVLLMPGDTFSYNEHTGMRTLANGYKNAPVIVQGVVQEGVGGGVCQVSSTLYNSVLYSGLELVDIKNHSIPSTYVPKGRDATVTDGGIDFVFKNNLKYPVYIKNYVSGNIIMCQIYGSSKDKQNIDISTNIDGVSVAPIKKVDDATLEKGKEKELESGRNGYTVSTYRIYTDKSGKVIKKEKVATSYYPKKQGVIAVGTMEAEKPKPEVTPPTQPEVPPTQPETPEVVPPTQPENPSTPPTEPSVPPQENQPVENSAIAQ from the coding sequence ATGAATGATACACAGAAAAAGATAGTTATAGGTTTTGGTATTGTATCAGCTCTATTAATAATATTTGTAATAACTATGAATATGCAAATAAAAAGCGATAAGATATTAAAGAACACTTATATTAATGATATTAACATTGGTTCATTAACTCAAAAGAAAGCTATTGAAAAATTAAAACAAAAATATACCACAAAGAATGTAGATGTAACATACACTGATAAAAAATGGTCAATAAAAGGTGAAAGTTTTGATTTTGATTATGATATAGAAAATACTGTAAAAAAAGCATATGATTTAAATAAAAAATCAACATTTTTTAAAAATATAGAAAATACTGCAAAAGCGAATTTAGGATCAAAAAATCAGATTAAAATTGATATGAAATATGATGAAAAAAAATTAGAAAAAGAAATTAAAAATATTGCAAAAGATATAAATGTAGACGTAAAAAATGCATCAATTGGTATAGATAATTCTCAGGTTAGAGTAAATGATGGAGAAAGTGGTTTAAGTGTAAATTTAAAAGAAAGTAGAAAAAATATAATAAGAACATTAGAAAAAGGTAAAAATTCAGAGGAATTAGTTGTAACTAAAGTAGAACCTTCTATCAAAAAAGAACAATTACAAGATGTTGATACATTATTAGGATCATACTCAACTAAATTTGATTCTTCTGTTTCTGGTAGAAGTACAAATATAAAAATAGCTACTAGTAGGACTAGTGATGTTTTGCTTATGCCTGGAGATACATTCTCTTATAATGAACATACAGGAATGAGAACTTTAGCGAATGGATATAAAAATGCACCTGTAATAGTTCAAGGTGTAGTACAAGAAGGTGTAGGAGGAGGAGTGTGTCAAGTATCTTCTACATTATACAACTCTGTATTATATTCTGGATTAGAATTAGTAGATATAAAAAATCATTCAATACCGTCAACATATGTTCCAAAAGGTAGAGATGCTACTGTAACTGATGGAGGAATAGATTTTGTTTTCAAAAATAACTTAAAATATCCTGTATATATAAAAAATTATGTATCTGGAAATATTATAATGTGTCAAATATATGGTAGTTCTAAGGATAAGCAAAATATAGACATTTCAACTAATATAGATGGTGTTTCAGTAGCACCTATTAAAAAAGTTGATGATGCCACTTTAGAAAAAGGGAAAGAAAAGGAATTAGAGTCGGGTAGAAATGGATATACAGTTTCTACATATAGAATATATACAGATAAAAGTGGGAAGGTAATAAAAAAGGAAAAGGTGGCGACATCTTATTATCCGAAAAAGCAAGGTGTAATAGCTGTTGGAACTATGGAAGCTGAAAAGCCAAAGCCAGAGGTTACACCGCCAACACAACCAGAAGTACCGCCAACACAGCCAGAGACTCCAGAAGTTGTTCCACCAACACAGCCGGAAAATCCATCAACACCGCCAACAGAGCCTTCTGTTCCACCACAGGAAAATCAGCCAGTAGAAAATAGTGCAATAGCTCAATAA